Proteins from a genomic interval of Salipiger sp. CCB-MM3:
- a CDS encoding ROK family protein produces the protein MSLLALDIGGTKLMAALVEGGNVLEARRIATDRAGGPTAWLDAAYELCGDWIGRFDRMGIAVTGLVDKQGRWSALNRATLDIPPGTPLTKMAQARFGVPAQALNDAQAAAWAEHRFGAGVGHDLVFLTISTGIGGGAVFGGRLLSGRSGLAGHFGQTRGGADSRLESRVAGRWLAEAAAKTGHASDASAVFEAARRGEDWAGSLRRECLTQVAALCRDIQLTFDPDLIVIGGGIGLSEGFLPDLCAHLAELAPVLRPELVAARLGAEAGVIGAADIAAQTGPTI, from the coding sequence ATGAGCCTGCTTGCTCTCGATATCGGTGGCACCAAGCTGATGGCGGCGCTCGTCGAAGGCGGCAATGTCCTTGAGGCCCGGCGCATCGCCACCGACCGCGCCGGCGGACCGACAGCCTGGCTCGATGCCGCGTACGAACTGTGTGGCGACTGGATCGGGCGCTTTGATCGCATGGGCATCGCGGTCACCGGACTGGTCGACAAGCAGGGCCGCTGGTCTGCGCTCAATCGTGCGACGCTGGACATTCCGCCCGGCACGCCGCTTACCAAGATGGCGCAGGCGCGCTTCGGTGTTCCAGCGCAGGCGCTGAACGATGCGCAGGCGGCCGCATGGGCCGAGCACCGTTTCGGCGCCGGGGTCGGGCATGATCTGGTCTTTCTCACCATCTCCACCGGCATCGGTGGCGGCGCGGTCTTTGGCGGGCGCCTGCTGAGCGGACGCTCGGGGCTGGCCGGACACTTCGGGCAGACCCGCGGCGGCGCGGACAGCCGGCTGGAAAGCCGGGTTGCCGGACGCTGGCTTGCCGAGGCCGCCGCCAAGACGGGCCATGCCTCCGACGCCAGCGCTGTGTTCGAGGCCGCGCGCCGTGGCGAGGACTGGGCGGGCAGCCTGCGCCGCGAGTGTCTGACGCAAGTCGCCGCGCTCTGCCGCGACATCCAGCTGACCTTCGATCCGGACCTCATCGTGATCGGCGGCGGCATCGGCCTTTCCGAGGGCTTCCTGCCGGACCTCTGCGCGCATCTCGCGGAGCTGGCACCGGTACTGCGCCCTGAACTGGTGGCCGCTCGGCTCGGCGCCGAGGCAGGCGTGATCGGAGCCGCCGACATCGCGGCGCAAACCGGACCAACGATCTGA
- a CDS encoding N-acetylmannosamine-6-phosphate 2-epimerase, with translation MLETLRNRLIASCQPVDDGPMDRPEIVAAMAQAAVNGGAAALRIEGIDNLRAARRATDAPIIGIVKRDLDASPVRITPLVADVEALIEAGADIVAVDATTRPRPAPLETLLAVIKDGGKLAMADCSSIEDARRAKAMGFDLLGSTLSGYLGGPVPEAPDFDLLREMRALGGFIVAEGRYNSPALAADAMRAGADCVTVGSALTRLEHVTGWFSAAIERAGAGAAA, from the coding sequence ATGCTGGAAACCCTGCGCAACCGCTTGATCGCGTCCTGCCAACCCGTCGACGACGGCCCGATGGACAGGCCCGAGATCGTCGCCGCAATGGCGCAGGCTGCCGTGAATGGCGGTGCCGCTGCGCTGCGGATCGAGGGGATCGACAACCTGCGCGCCGCGCGCAGAGCGACCGACGCGCCGATCATCGGCATCGTCAAGCGCGACCTTGATGCCTCGCCGGTGCGGATCACCCCGCTTGTCGCTGATGTCGAAGCTCTGATCGAAGCAGGCGCGGATATCGTCGCGGTGGATGCGACCACACGGCCCCGCCCGGCCCCGCTTGAAACGCTGCTGGCGGTAATCAAGGACGGGGGCAAACTGGCGATGGCCGACTGTTCCAGCATCGAAGATGCCCGGCGTGCCAAGGCGATGGGCTTTGATCTGCTGGGCTCTACGCTGTCCGGATATCTCGGCGGGCCGGTGCCCGAAGCTCCGGACTTTGATCTGCTGCGCGAGATGCGGGCCCTTGGCGGGTTCATCGTCGCCGAGGGTCGCTACAACAGCCCGGCGCTCGCCGCAGACGCCATGCGGGCTGGCGCCGACTGCGTGACCGTCGGGTCCGCGCTGACCCGCCTCGAACATGTGACCGGCTGGTTCAGCGCGGCGATCGAACGCGCAGGCGCCGGGGCCGCCGCATGA
- a CDS encoding GntR family transcriptional regulator, giving the protein MDVLTRHIAEHYREDNASEPRHAALGRAITASIESGEIEAGKSLPSERALSTGLGLSRVTVRRAIGDLVDRGLLQRRHGARTTVAPRVEKQLSALSSFSEDIRSRDMEPGVRWIEKEITRASPAEAMALGLAPEEKVVRLRRIRLADNRPIAIEHCAIPQALLPSADFEGNSLYSELQRRGLRPVRGTQRIRAGLMTAEEAEMLKARPGAALLIIERRCLLETGQAIEFTQTRYHAEYYDFVTGIGG; this is encoded by the coding sequence ATGGACGTTCTCACCCGGCATATCGCAGAGCATTATCGAGAGGATAATGCCTCCGAACCGCGCCACGCGGCGCTCGGCCGTGCCATCACCGCGTCGATCGAGAGCGGTGAGATCGAAGCAGGCAAGAGCCTGCCCAGCGAACGCGCGCTCAGCACCGGGCTCGGCCTGTCGAGGGTCACCGTACGCCGTGCGATTGGCGATCTTGTCGACCGCGGCCTGCTACAACGTCGCCATGGCGCACGCACCACCGTCGCGCCACGGGTCGAAAAGCAGCTCTCGGCGCTCTCAAGCTTCAGCGAAGACATCCGTTCGCGCGATATGGAGCCCGGAGTGCGCTGGATTGAAAAGGAAATCACCCGGGCCTCTCCGGCCGAGGCAATGGCGCTGGGGTTGGCCCCCGAGGAAAAGGTCGTACGGCTGCGTCGCATCCGCCTCGCCGATAACCGCCCCATTGCCATCGAACATTGCGCCATCCCGCAGGCGCTTCTGCCCTCCGCCGACTTCGAGGGCAACAGCCTCTACTCCGAGCTTCAACGCCGCGGCTTGCGCCCTGTGCGTGGCACGCAACGCATTCGCGCTGGCCTGATGACCGCGGAGGAAGCCGAGATGCTCAAGGCGCGTCCCGGCGCGGCGCTGCTGATCATCGAGCGCCGATGCCTGCTCGAGACCGGTCAGGCGATCGAATTCACCCAGACGCGCTATCACGCGGAATACTACGACTTCGTGACCGGCATCGGCGGCTGA